A single region of the Branchiostoma lanceolatum isolate klBraLanc5 chromosome 1, klBraLanc5.hap2, whole genome shotgun sequence genome encodes:
- the LOC136422845 gene encoding uncharacterized protein, producing MWTLAWVGVVAYCLLFNGVSSQTLCESLTTDSGTFTSPNYPSNYPDDHDCRYEISVTPPKVIKLSFTEFEVEHSYDNVYVYEGNTTDDAQQIATLTGESVPNPVTSSGSFMTVRFVSDSSENFKGFQANYEAEEKVFSECVVGQYRCADGVTCIDAWKRCDGNRDCRDGSDEDASNCACQDIPSSLTTCRGLDYQKMTLPNPLSYQQTTVDLVQNSAEFNDLSTLADSECHPRVKDLVCATIVPRCESSPLRQQLPCRSWCEEVKSLCGEEDTWPSFPSCEIFPYTNCNNIATSTTAEGAECFDGNGVNYRGNEARAPKEGTNCLPWSDDPTWNDYPWANLEGNKCRNPDDWYRPWCNTPGGYEECDIIPCNTKGCSDPGKPQFGKRSPILKFYWPGDTITYTCDTGFKFKKDAPPNKALCVTDETGEADWETPKPDCEVDQKFKLQKDLLSSDVYNKATSPTTSLKIKAYVVNVINLDEKAQQMVTSFKIEWTWKDDRLEWDDKKYGKLDRFFVLDDQVWKPTLTLQRNADTGYGGGFPKTEVKIVNTGEVTWPVEALSTTTCTLDPFLFPQDNMTCAVCWRAGEEYTIDCSNSTTHKDGNFLTCDNDEADIVTGEWSGKTTLSASNNTACLTMTIKRDPTYHYATTISPCLILIVLMVITFIMPIDKGDRIGFGVTVLLSMVVSLVVVTGFLPVSSTLPFIAMLIIVCMALMALFMLTTLFIIIIHDKKGPVRPKWVRTLFLRHVARVLLMGDLTKKLKKNEEPTNYTISNTKAGNDIEGRANHFRKDLDGPSSGPANPPLNVKNEVGATLIGLKGSVDELKANVRELSGSIDALAASVGGDDDEEVAEYALLAAVLDRLSLVFYIIAIAVAIPCTLLIGRPRITTS from the exons ATGTGGACATTAGCGTGGGTTGGCGTGGTCGCTTACTGCCTGCTATTTAATGGCGTTTCCTCCCAAACAC TTTGCGAAAGCCTAACGACCGACAGCGGGACCTTCACCAGTCCAAACTACCCGAGTAACTACCCCGACGACCACGACTGTCGTTACGAGATCTCCGTCACCCCACCCAAAGTCATCAAGCTCTCCTTCACGGAGTTTGAGGTGGAGCACAGCTATGACAACGTGTACGTGTATGAGGGAAACACAACAGATGACGCACAACAGATAG CTACGCTGACTGGGGAAAGCGTCCCCAATCCTGTGACATCATCTGGGAGCTTCATGACCGTTCGATTTGTATCCGATTCCTCGGAAAACTTCAAGGGATTTCAGGCCAACTATGAAGCAGAAGAAAAAG TGTTTTCTGAGTGTGTGGTCGGCCAGTACCGTTGTGCTGACGGGGTGACCTGTATAGACGCCTGGAAACGGTGTGATGGAAACAGAGACTGTAGAGACGGGAGTGACGAGGATGCAAGCAATTGTG CGTGTCAAGACATCCCATCGTCCCTGACGACGTGCAGAGGCCTTGATTACCAGAAGATGACACTCCCCAACCCGCTGAGCTACCAACAGACCACGGTAGACCTTGTTCAAAACTCAGCAGAGTTCAACGACCTCAGCACCCTGGCAGATTCTGAGTGTCACCCCCGTGTTAAAGACCTCGTCTGCGCCACCATCGTGCCGCGCTGCGAGTCCAG TCCTCTCAGGCAGCAGCTGCCCTGCCGATCTTGGTGCGAAGAGGTGAAGTCCTTGTGTGGAGAGGAGGACACTTGGCCAAGTTTTCCAAGCTGTGAGATCTTTCCTTAcaccaactgcaacaacatcgCGACTTCAACGACCGCGGAGGGTG CTGAGTGCTTCGACGGAAACGGTGTAAACTACAGAGGCAACGAGGCCAGGGCTCCTAAAGAGGGGACAAACTGCCTACCGTGGAGCGACGATCCTACCTGGAATGACTACCCCTGGGCAAACCTGGAGGGCAACAAATGCCGCAACCCTGATGACTGGTACCGGCCATGGTGCAACACTCCGGGGGGATACGAGGAGTGTGACATCATCCCTTGCAACA CAAAAGGGTGCTCTGATCCTGGAAAACCCCAGTTTGGAAAGAGGAGCCCCATTCTGAAGTTCTACTGGCCTGGGGACACTATCACGTACACCTGTGATACAGGGTTCAAGTTCAAGAAAGACGCCCCGCCCAACAAGGCCCTATGTGTTACTGACGAGACAGGAGAAGCCGACTGGGAAACACCAAAACCTGACTGTGAAG TCGATCAAAAGTTCAAGCTCCAGAAGGACCTTCTGAGCTCGGATGTCTACAACAAGGCGACTTCTCCGACAACTAGTTTGAAGATCAAGGCATACGTTGTCAACGTCATCAATTTG GATGAGAAGGCGCAGCAGATGGTCACATCCTTCAAAATAGAATGG ACATGGAAAGACGATAGGCTGGAATGGGATGACAAAAAATATGGAAAGTTGGATCGATTCTTTGTCCTTGATGATCAAGTCTGGAAACCAACATTGACACTGCAGAGAAA CGCGGACACAGGTTATGGCGGAGGGTTTCCCAAGACGGAGGTGAAAATTGTGAATACCGGTGAAGTGACCTGGCCTGTGGAGGCACTGAGTACCACGACGTGTACTCTGGACCCTTTCCTATTCCCACAGGACAACATGACATGCGCAGTGTGTTGGAGAGCTGGAGAAGAGTACACAATAG aCTGTTCCAATTCGACAACACACAAAGACGGCAACTTCCTGACCTGTGACAACGACGAGGCCGACATTGTCACGGGAGAGTGGAGCGGTAAGACAACTCTGTCAGCCAGCAACAACACCGCCTGCCTCACCATGACAATCAAACGAGATCCTACCTATCACTACGCCACCACCATTTCTCCCTGCCTCATCCTCATCGTCCTGATGGTCATCACCTTCATCATGCCCATCGACAAGGGTGACAGGATCGGGTTCGGTGTCACCGTGCTGCTGTCCATGGTGGTGTCGCTAGTCGTCGTCACAGGCTTTCTGCCTGTGTCCAGCACCCTGCCGTTCATTG CTATGCTGATCATCGTGTGCATGGCTCTGATGGCTCTCTTCATGCTGACGactcttttcatcatcatcattcacgACAAGAAGGGACCCGTCCGCCCAAAATGGGTGCGGACGCTCTTCTTGAGGCACGTAGCGAG GGTCCTATTGATGGGAGACTTGACcaagaaactgaagaaaaatgaGGAACCAACAAACTACACCATCAGCAACACCAAGGCAGGAAATGACATCGAAGGACGTGCCAACCACTTCCGGAAGGACCTCGATGGCCCCTCCTCCGGACCAGCCAACCCGCCCCTGAACGTCAAGAATGAGGTCGGAGCCACCCTTATCGGTTTAAAGGGAAGCGTAGATGAGTTGAAGGCCAATGTCAGGGAATTGTCTGGTAGTATCGATGCTCTGGCAGCGTCAGTCGGTGGCGATGACGATGAAGAGGTTGCGGAGTACGCTCTGTTAGCTGCAGTGCTGGATCGGTTGAGTCTGGTCTTCTACATTATCGCCATTGCTGTGGCCATTCCATGTACTCTGCTCATCGGGCGCCCGCGGATTACCACGAGCTAA